Proteins from one Homalodisca vitripennis isolate AUS2020 chromosome 3, UT_GWSS_2.1, whole genome shotgun sequence genomic window:
- the LOC124357766 gene encoding uncharacterized protein LOC124357766: MITDYDVAMSAMAVVILALNQGPKRRQRRFWIRPSLRRGRQLYRASELMKDLMLDEEDPLNLEYRNDVGFTNFFRMQRSDFQMLLNKVGPKISKKNTSYRDAIPASERLAVTLRFIATGDSYHSLMYVLKISKQCISKIVPEVCDAIVEALQDYIKVRKIEQN; the protein is encoded by the coding sequence atgATTACCGACTATGACGTCGCTATGTCAGCCATGGCTGTGGTGATACTCGCTTTAAATCAGGGCCCAAAAAGACGTCAAAGAAGATTTTGGATTCGCCCGAGCCTTAGGAGAGGACGGCAGCTGTACAGGGCTAGCGAATTAATGAAAGATTTAATGTTGGATGAAGAAGACCCGTTGAATTTGGAATACCGAAATGACGTTGGTTTCACCAACTTTTTCCGAATGCAGCGATCGGACTTTCAAATGCTACTCAACAAGGTTGGACCCAAAATATCAAAAAAGAATACCTCTTATAGAGATGCTATTCCAGCAAGCGAACGATTAGCTGTCACTCTGCGCTTCATTGCGACTGGTGATTCGTACCACTCACTAATGTATGTTTTGAAGATCTCCAAACAATGTATCTCTAAAATCGTACCTGAAGTTTGTGACGCCATTGTAGAGGCCCTTCAAGACTACATTAAGGTAaggaaaattgaacaaaattaa